Proteins from a genomic interval of Kitasatospora herbaricolor:
- a CDS encoding cyanophycinase, whose product MPLSPTVVAARRAAIGTLTAMALGAGVLAPATGAAAATPTGSLVLAGGAVAADNAQVYGAFVNLAGGAPNARIGIITAASDVPANDPNASDPATCSNSVCNGTYYADLLKNTYHVADAQWIPIDLDHISNNASSSVVNQINSLNGFFFGGGDQSRLVTTLLKGDNSDSPALAAIRARFNTGAVIMGTSAGTAIANGRDMVTGGESWDALRYGASTSVSSSYPDDLSYRPEGGFNFFTSGLLDTHFAARGREGRITRLAADTGHTRAFGIDEDTALVVTNPGAANESDKVVGSHGVSVLDLRNATAGTSSGYWAVDNVRWSYLTGGDTYTPGTWTSTSAKPAYAPSGGSVGSRWTDVFSSPNSPTDHAYRMVTMATELVNAGRSTTQYGISYESGPTFEADLTKGTGYKAWKSGSTVSFANLTTHLYVY is encoded by the coding sequence ATGCCCCTCTCCCCCACAGTCGTCGCCGCCCGCCGCGCCGCGATCGGCACCCTGACCGCGATGGCCCTCGGCGCAGGCGTCCTGGCCCCCGCGACCGGGGCGGCCGCCGCCACGCCCACCGGCAGCCTGGTGCTGGCCGGGGGCGCCGTCGCCGCCGACAACGCGCAGGTCTACGGCGCCTTCGTCAACCTGGCAGGCGGCGCCCCCAACGCCCGGATCGGCATCATCACCGCCGCCTCGGACGTCCCCGCCAACGACCCGAACGCCTCCGACCCCGCGACCTGCAGCAACTCGGTCTGCAACGGCACCTACTACGCGGACCTGCTCAAGAACACGTACCACGTGGCCGACGCCCAGTGGATCCCGATCGACCTGGACCACATCTCCAACAACGCCAGCAGCTCGGTGGTCAACCAGATCAACTCCCTCAACGGCTTCTTCTTCGGCGGCGGGGACCAGAGCCGGCTGGTCACCACCCTGCTCAAGGGCGACAACTCCGACTCCCCCGCCCTGGCCGCGATCCGGGCCAGGTTCAACACCGGCGCCGTCATCATGGGCACCAGCGCCGGCACCGCCATCGCCAACGGCCGCGACATGGTCACCGGCGGCGAGAGCTGGGACGCCCTGCGGTACGGCGCCTCCACCAGCGTCAGCAGCAGCTACCCGGACGACCTCTCCTACCGGCCGGAGGGCGGCTTCAACTTCTTCACCTCCGGCCTGCTCGACACCCACTTCGCCGCCCGCGGGCGGGAGGGACGCATCACCCGCCTGGCCGCCGACACCGGCCACACCCGGGCCTTCGGCATCGACGAGGACACCGCCCTCGTGGTCACCAACCCCGGTGCCGCCAACGAGAGCGACAAGGTCGTCGGGAGCCACGGGGTCTCCGTCCTCGACCTGCGCAACGCCACCGCCGGCACCTCTTCCGGCTACTGGGCCGTCGACAACGTCAGATGGAGCTACCTGACCGGCGGGGACACCTACACCCCGGGCACCTGGACGAGCACCTCCGCCAAGCCCGCCTACGCGCCGTCCGGCGGCAGCGTCGGGTCCCGGTGGACGGACGTGTTCTCCTCCCCGAACTCTCCGACCGACCACGCCTACCGGATGGTCACCATGGCCACCGAGCTCGTCAACGCCGGCCGCAGCACCACGCAGTACGGCATCAGCTACGAGAGCGGCCCGACCTTCGAGGCCGACCTCACCAAGGGCACCGGCTACAAGGCCTGGAAGAGCGGCAGCACGGTCTCCTTCGCGAACCTCACCACCCACCTCTACGTCTACTGA
- a CDS encoding ABC transporter substrate-binding protein, whose product MLTTLRIRRAAAVALAACGALLLTACSGDAGSSGGDAAAAPKALTVAGVEIEQDAALHAALPEAVRKAGKVRVATDVPYPPFEMYIAEGKTEMTGLDHDLGQALGAKLGVKFEFTAQKFDGIVPAIQAGKYDAAISAITDNKEREKVVDFVDYSASGTGILVEAGNPHGIVTLNDLCGRPVAVQTGTNQQKLLDKQQDACKAAGRPAVDVQAFPKDSDAQLALRSAKVVADVLTKPAAGWTAKTADGGKAFQVVDDPAAPGGYNASPNGVAVSKNLPELTDAVQKALQQLIDDGSIAKIYDKYGVASIAVKQATKNGAVD is encoded by the coding sequence GTGCTGACCACCCTCCGCATCAGACGCGCCGCCGCCGTCGCCCTCGCCGCCTGCGGCGCGCTGCTGCTCACCGCCTGCTCCGGCGACGCAGGCTCGTCCGGTGGCGACGCGGCAGCCGCCCCCAAGGCGCTGACCGTCGCCGGCGTCGAGATCGAGCAGGACGCCGCCCTGCACGCCGCCCTGCCGGAGGCCGTCAGGAAGGCCGGCAAGGTGCGGGTCGCCACCGACGTCCCGTACCCCCCGTTCGAGATGTACATCGCCGAGGGCAAGACGGAGATGACCGGCCTCGACCACGACCTCGGCCAGGCCCTCGGGGCCAAGCTCGGCGTCAAGTTCGAGTTCACCGCCCAGAAGTTCGACGGCATCGTCCCGGCCATCCAAGCCGGCAAGTACGACGCCGCGATCTCGGCGATCACCGACAACAAGGAGCGCGAGAAGGTGGTCGACTTCGTCGACTACTCCGCCTCCGGCACCGGCATCCTGGTCGAGGCCGGCAACCCGCACGGCATCGTCACCCTGAACGACCTGTGCGGCCGCCCGGTGGCCGTGCAGACCGGCACCAACCAGCAGAAGCTCCTCGACAAGCAGCAGGACGCCTGCAAGGCCGCCGGCAGGCCCGCCGTCGACGTGCAGGCCTTCCCCAAGGACTCCGACGCCCAGCTCGCCCTGCGCTCCGCCAAGGTCGTCGCCGACGTGCTGACCAAGCCCGCGGCCGGCTGGACCGCCAAGACCGCCGACGGCGGCAAGGCCTTCCAGGTGGTGGACGACCCGGCCGCGCCCGGCGGCTACAACGCCTCCCCGAACGGCGTCGCCGTCTCCAAGAACCTCCCCGAACTCACCGACGCCGTGCAGAAGGCCCTGCAGCAGTTGATCGACGACGGCTCGATCGCCAAGATCTACGACAAGTACGGCGTCGCCTCCATCGCCGTCAAGCAGGCCACCAAGAACGGCGCGGTGGACTGA
- a CDS encoding alpha-amylase — MATAAAGLATAPTEAGAATPGSKTVTATLFEWSYASVAKECTNVLGPKGYGYVEVSPPQEHIQGGQWWTSYQPVSYRIAGRLGDATAFGAMVSTCHAVGVKVVADAVVNHMSAGSGTGTGGTVYTKYNYPGYYQDRDFHSCRTDISNYADRANVQNCQLSGLADLDTGSDYVRSTIAAYLNSLIAKGVDGFRIDAAKHIAAGDLAAIKAKLTNPGVYWAQEVIYGAGEAVQPGEYTGTGDVDAFMGAYDLKRIFANEKLAYLSNWNDSWGAGYLPSANSRTFTDNWDTERNGSTLNYKYGNTYTLANVYLLAWPYGSPNVYSGYEFSDIDAGPPNGGTVSACYQNGWKCQHAWRQIANMVGFRNATNGTAVTNWWSNGNNAIAFGRGSKGYVAVNHETTAVTRTFQTSLPAGSYCDVQHGDPGAGGGCSGPKYTVASNGTFTATVGAGDAVALYVGAGG, encoded by the coding sequence ATGGCCACGGCGGCGGCCGGCCTCGCGACCGCCCCCACCGAAGCCGGCGCGGCCACCCCGGGCAGCAAGACCGTCACGGCGACGCTGTTCGAGTGGTCCTACGCCTCGGTGGCGAAGGAGTGCACCAACGTCCTGGGCCCGAAGGGCTACGGGTACGTCGAGGTGTCACCGCCGCAGGAGCACATCCAGGGCGGCCAGTGGTGGACGTCCTACCAGCCGGTCAGCTACCGGATCGCCGGACGGCTGGGCGACGCGACCGCCTTCGGCGCCATGGTCAGCACCTGCCACGCGGTCGGCGTGAAGGTGGTCGCGGACGCCGTCGTCAACCACATGAGCGCGGGCTCCGGCACCGGCACCGGCGGGACGGTCTACACCAAGTACAACTACCCCGGCTACTACCAGGACCGGGACTTCCACTCCTGCCGGACGGACATCTCGAACTACGCGGACCGCGCCAACGTCCAGAACTGCCAGCTGTCCGGCCTCGCCGACCTCGACACCGGCAGCGACTACGTCCGGTCCACCATCGCGGCCTACCTCAACAGCCTCATCGCCAAGGGCGTCGACGGGTTCCGGATCGACGCCGCGAAGCACATCGCCGCCGGTGACCTCGCAGCGATCAAGGCCAAGCTGACCAACCCGGGCGTCTACTGGGCCCAGGAGGTCATCTACGGCGCGGGCGAGGCCGTGCAGCCCGGCGAGTACACGGGCACCGGCGACGTCGACGCCTTCATGGGCGCCTACGACCTCAAGCGGATCTTCGCCAACGAGAAGCTCGCCTACCTGAGCAACTGGAACGACTCCTGGGGCGCCGGCTACCTCCCCAGCGCCAACAGCCGCACCTTCACCGACAACTGGGACACCGAGCGGAACGGCTCCACCCTCAACTACAAGTACGGCAACACCTACACCCTCGCGAACGTGTACCTGCTGGCCTGGCCGTACGGCTCGCCGAACGTCTACTCGGGGTACGAGTTCAGCGACATCGACGCCGGGCCGCCGAACGGCGGTACCGTCAGCGCCTGTTACCAGAACGGCTGGAAGTGCCAGCACGCCTGGCGGCAGATCGCCAACATGGTCGGGTTCCGCAACGCCACCAACGGCACCGCGGTGACCAACTGGTGGTCGAACGGGAACAACGCCATCGCCTTCGGCCGCGGCTCCAAGGGCTACGTGGCCGTCAACCACGAGACCACCGCCGTCACCCGGACCTTCCAGACCTCCCTGCCGGCCGGCAGCTACTGCGACGTCCAGCACGGCGACCCCGGTGCGGGCGGCGGCTGCAGCGGCCCCAAGTACACCGTCGCCTCCAACGGCACCTTCACCGCCACGGTCGGGGCCGGCGACGCCGTCGCCCTCTACGTGGGCGCGGGCGGCTGA
- a CDS encoding phospholipid scramblase-related protein, giving the protein MTESAGHSHNSSCGRRRDRTKRSSCPRGIGPSLPAMSQNTNTPDIPAQQNAPAGESAKVQRQVQQQAGIGPVSGGGGTLFSEPVLVVNQKAKLIELTNEYSVFDQQGATLGSVVQVGQSGLRKVIRLLFSIDQYLTHKLEIRDARGTPVLLLTRPAKFIKSRVIVQRPDGQEVGQIVQQNAIGKINFALEVGGRKIGAVKAENWRAWNFSIVDETDTEIARVTKTWEGLAKTMFTTADNYVLQFHRPLADPLLSLVVATALTVDTALKQDARGLG; this is encoded by the coding sequence CTGACCGAATCCGCTGGTCACAGCCACAATTCGAGCTGCGGACGGAGGCGGGACCGGACAAAACGATCTAGCTGTCCACGAGGGATTGGGCCTAGCCTGCCCGCCATGTCCCAGAACACGAACACCCCCGACATCCCCGCCCAGCAGAACGCTCCGGCCGGTGAATCCGCCAAGGTGCAGCGCCAGGTGCAGCAGCAGGCGGGCATCGGACCGGTCTCCGGCGGCGGTGGCACCCTCTTCTCCGAGCCGGTCCTGGTGGTGAACCAGAAGGCCAAGCTGATCGAGCTGACCAACGAGTACTCGGTCTTCGACCAGCAGGGCGCCACGCTGGGCTCGGTGGTCCAGGTCGGCCAGAGCGGGCTGCGCAAGGTGATCCGGCTGCTCTTCTCCATCGACCAGTACCTGACCCACAAGCTGGAGATCCGCGACGCGCGGGGCACGCCGGTGCTGCTGCTGACCCGCCCGGCGAAGTTCATCAAGTCGCGGGTGATCGTGCAGCGTCCGGACGGCCAGGAGGTCGGCCAGATCGTTCAGCAGAACGCCATCGGAAAGATCAACTTCGCCCTGGAGGTCGGCGGCCGGAAGATCGGCGCCGTCAAGGCCGAGAACTGGCGGGCCTGGAACTTCTCCATCGTCGACGAGACGGACACCGAGATCGCCCGCGTCACCAAGACCTGGGAGGGCCTGGCGAAGACCATGTTCACCACGGCCGACAACTACGTCCTGCAGTTCCACCGCCCGCTCGCGGACCCGCTGCTCAGTCTGGTCGTCGCGACGGCGCTGACCGTGGACACCGCGCTGAAGCAGGACGCCCGCGGCCTCGGATAG
- a CDS encoding DUF4383 domain-containing protein, which yields MKLHDELPVDHRLSQVYRVGAGLCGTALLVFGCLGLADGLSFFSTDGEPIAGLSSNGLLSLVSVVVAAVLIAGTVVGGNTASTVNITVGTLFVLSGFANLAVLDSSANILAFRIQNVLFSFVMGLVIATFGMYGRVSGRLPYDNPYWRHRHPRPADRATAAPVPSLPGSAARPGSTALPGGPA from the coding sequence ATGAAACTGCACGACGAACTGCCGGTCGACCACCGTCTGTCCCAGGTCTACCGCGTCGGAGCCGGGCTCTGCGGCACGGCCCTGCTGGTCTTCGGCTGCCTGGGCCTGGCCGACGGGCTGTCCTTCTTCAGCACCGACGGGGAGCCGATCGCGGGACTCTCCAGCAACGGCCTGCTCAGCCTGGTGTCCGTCGTGGTGGCCGCCGTGCTGATCGCCGGCACCGTGGTCGGCGGCAACACCGCGTCCACCGTCAACATCACCGTGGGCACGCTGTTCGTGCTCAGCGGCTTCGCCAACCTGGCGGTACTGGACTCCTCGGCCAACATCCTGGCCTTCCGGATCCAGAACGTACTGTTCAGCTTCGTGATGGGGCTGGTGATCGCGACCTTCGGCATGTACGGCCGGGTGAGCGGCAGACTGCCGTACGACAACCCGTACTGGCGGCACCGCCACCCGCGGCCCGCCGACCGCGCCACCGCCGCGCCGGTCCCGAGCCTGCCCGGGAGTGCGGCCCGGCCCGGGAGCACGGCCCTGCCCGGAGGCCCGGCTTGA
- a CDS encoding MerR family transcriptional regulator yields MVTSSAGYDAGPQGDGVPGSSDLMEEVGLPTGGVAQRLGVSPTTVRSWERRYGIGPANREAGHHRRWSPQDVAVLEAMCRLTARGVPPGEAARAALAERTAATRGEQPPAVLRGPRTSGSGDGRADRGPGGSRALRVGSVRPECRGLARAAVRLDAPEVVRILREAVGALGVVDAWTEVMMPALRAAGRKWAADGEQYVEVEHLLSWHVSSVLRGVAIDAMTARPVRPVLLAATPAEQHTLPLEATAAALAERAVPFRMLGAAVPPRALLDAVHRLGPGAVMLWSQDRATADRELAGLVSGSVWGPRGSRNRALVVTAGPGWARGRPPSGTTTPRSLPAAVDLLEGAVTG; encoded by the coding sequence ATGGTGACCTCGTCGGCCGGGTACGACGCCGGACCGCAGGGCGACGGCGTGCCCGGATCGTCGGACCTCATGGAGGAGGTGGGGCTGCCGACCGGCGGTGTGGCTCAGCGCCTGGGCGTCTCACCCACCACGGTCCGCTCGTGGGAACGCCGTTACGGCATCGGCCCGGCCAATCGTGAGGCTGGGCACCACCGCCGCTGGAGCCCGCAGGACGTCGCCGTCCTGGAGGCCATGTGCCGCTTGACGGCCCGTGGGGTTCCGCCGGGTGAGGCCGCCCGGGCCGCACTGGCCGAGCGCACCGCGGCGACCCGCGGCGAGCAACCGCCCGCCGTGCTCCGCGGGCCCCGGACGTCCGGTTCCGGCGACGGCCGGGCCGATCGCGGTCCGGGCGGGAGCCGGGCCCTGCGGGTCGGGTCGGTGCGCCCCGAGTGCCGTGGCCTGGCCCGGGCGGCGGTACGGCTCGACGCGCCGGAGGTCGTCAGAATCCTGCGCGAAGCGGTCGGGGCGCTCGGGGTGGTCGACGCGTGGACGGAGGTCATGATGCCGGCCCTGCGTGCCGCGGGGCGTAAGTGGGCGGCCGACGGCGAGCAGTACGTCGAGGTCGAGCACCTCCTGTCGTGGCACGTGTCGAGCGTCCTGCGCGGGGTGGCGATCGATGCCATGACGGCCCGGCCCGTCCGGCCCGTGCTCCTCGCCGCGACGCCCGCCGAACAGCACACCCTTCCGCTCGAAGCCACGGCCGCGGCGCTGGCCGAGCGCGCCGTCCCCTTCCGGATGCTCGGGGCCGCGGTGCCGCCCCGGGCCCTGCTCGACGCCGTCCACCGGCTCGGCCCGGGAGCCGTGATGCTCTGGTCGCAGGACCGGGCCACGGCGGACCGTGAGCTGGCGGGCCTGGTCAGCGGCAGCGTGTGGGGCCCGCGCGGCTCCCGCAACCGGGCGCTGGTGGTCACCGCCGGCCCGGGCTGGGCCCGCGGCCGGCCCCCGTCGGGCACCACCACTCCCCGCTCGCTGCCGGCCGCCGTCGACCTGCTCGAAGGGGCGGTCACGGGCTGA
- a CDS encoding DUF427 domain-containing protein codes for MTETEHAQESVWDYPRPPAVRAAPGRLVEVWFAERLVASTRQAVRVLETSHPPVYYLPAADVATELLTPGGAVTHCEWKGQARYWDLEVGARRAAQAAWSYPEPLPAYRELRGMLAFHPGLVDRCTVDGETVRAQEGGFYGGWITAGITGPYKGGPGTWAW; via the coding sequence ATGACGGAAACAGAGCACGCCCAGGAGTCCGTGTGGGACTACCCGCGTCCGCCGGCGGTCCGTGCCGCACCCGGCCGCCTGGTAGAGGTGTGGTTCGCCGAACGGCTGGTCGCGTCCACCAGGCAGGCGGTCCGGGTGCTGGAGACGAGCCACCCGCCGGTCTACTACCTGCCGGCCGCGGACGTGGCCACCGAACTGCTCACGCCGGGCGGAGCGGTGACCCACTGCGAGTGGAAGGGGCAGGCCCGCTACTGGGACCTGGAGGTCGGCGCCCGCCGCGCGGCGCAGGCGGCGTGGAGCTACCCGGAGCCGCTGCCCGCCTACCGGGAGCTGCGCGGGATGCTGGCGTTCCACCCGGGCCTGGTGGACCGCTGCACCGTCGACGGCGAGACCGTGCGCGCGCAGGAGGGCGGCTTCTACGGCGGGTGGATCACCGCCGGGATCACCGGACCGTACAAGGGCGGCCCCGGCACCTGGGCCTGGTGA
- a CDS encoding MFS transporter yields the protein MSALTPRRRLLVLATVCLAAFAINLDTTIVNVALPELSRELDATTRELQWVVDGYNLAFAALVLTAGSLGDRFGRRPALLWGLGGFAATSVLGSVAGSPGWLVAVRFAMGACAATIFPTTLSIITNTFPDRRSRAKAVGVWGAVTGLGVAVGPVAGGLLLAHFGWPSVFLALVPVALLAFAATRVWVPESNDPAAARLDPPGLAASSAAVGILVYTIIEAPERGWGAPVTVAGFLLAVVLGAVFVRIERGRAHPMIDMTLFRTPAFSAASGSVTLAFFALFGFIFLVTQYFQFVRGYGALSTGVRVLPVALTIAAGSLGGVALVARLGTRAVVTGGLVLLGSSFAWIAASPTFVPYERIVGQMVLLGLGLGLTTAPATESILSVLPPAKAGVGSAVNDATREAGGTLGVAVLGSVFTSVFAGRLADSSFAALPPRTAAAAEESVASALGTAARLERADLLTAVQSSFMDAFHLACLVAAGVALLGAVGARLALPGRAADPTGGRADARPLPSPPGATPAGRNPAEATEDARGLVEPVAAAAPVVAPGGATPQRPPGAAPTSLRHGLR from the coding sequence ATGTCCGCCCTCACCCCTCGCCGGCGTCTGCTCGTCCTGGCCACGGTCTGTCTGGCCGCGTTCGCGATCAACCTCGACACCACGATCGTGAACGTCGCCCTGCCCGAACTGAGCCGGGAACTGGACGCCACCACCCGCGAGCTGCAGTGGGTGGTGGACGGCTACAACCTGGCCTTCGCCGCCCTGGTGCTCACCGCGGGCTCGCTCGGCGACCGGTTCGGCCGCCGGCCCGCTCTGCTCTGGGGGCTCGGCGGCTTCGCGGCCACCAGCGTCCTCGGCAGCGTGGCCGGCTCGCCCGGCTGGTTGGTGGCGGTCCGCTTCGCGATGGGCGCCTGCGCGGCGACCATCTTCCCGACCACCCTCTCGATCATCACCAACACCTTCCCCGACCGCCGCTCCCGTGCCAAGGCGGTCGGCGTGTGGGGCGCCGTGACGGGTCTCGGGGTCGCCGTCGGCCCGGTGGCGGGCGGCCTGCTGCTGGCCCACTTCGGTTGGCCCTCGGTGTTCCTGGCCCTGGTGCCGGTGGCACTCCTGGCCTTCGCCGCGACCCGGGTCTGGGTGCCGGAGTCCAACGACCCCGCCGCGGCCCGCCTGGACCCGCCCGGACTCGCCGCGTCCTCGGCGGCCGTCGGCATCCTGGTCTACACGATCATCGAGGCGCCGGAGCGGGGCTGGGGCGCCCCCGTCACGGTGGCGGGCTTCCTCCTCGCGGTCGTCCTCGGCGCGGTCTTCGTGCGGATCGAGCGCGGCCGGGCCCACCCGATGATCGACATGACGCTCTTCCGCACGCCGGCCTTCTCGGCCGCCAGCGGCTCGGTCACCCTGGCCTTCTTCGCACTCTTCGGCTTCATCTTCCTGGTCACCCAGTACTTCCAGTTCGTCCGCGGCTACGGCGCGCTCTCCACCGGCGTGCGCGTCCTGCCGGTGGCCCTGACCATCGCGGCCGGCTCGCTGGGCGGGGTGGCCCTGGTCGCCCGGCTCGGCACCCGCGCCGTCGTCACCGGCGGTCTCGTCCTGCTCGGCTCCTCCTTCGCCTGGATCGCCGCCTCGCCGACCTTCGTGCCGTACGAGCGGATCGTGGGGCAGATGGTGCTCCTCGGACTCGGCCTCGGGCTCACCACCGCCCCGGCCACCGAATCCATCCTCAGCGTGCTCCCGCCGGCCAAGGCCGGAGTCGGATCGGCGGTCAACGACGCCACCCGCGAGGCCGGCGGCACCCTGGGCGTCGCCGTCCTGGGCTCGGTCTTCACCTCCGTCTTCGCCGGCCGGCTGGCAGACTCGTCGTTCGCCGCCCTGCCGCCCCGGACCGCCGCGGCCGCGGAGGAGTCGGTCGCCTCCGCCCTCGGCACCGCCGCCCGCCTCGAACGCGCCGACCTGCTGACGGCCGTCCAGAGCTCGTTCATGGACGCCTTCCACCTGGCCTGTCTGGTGGCGGCGGGAGTGGCCCTGCTCGGCGCCGTCGGTGCCCGGCTGGCCCTCCCCGGCCGCGCGGCCGATCCGACAGGCGGCCGCGCGGACGCCCGGCCGCTCCCGTCCCCGCCGGGGGCGACGCCGGCCGGCCGCAACCCGGCCGAGGCCACCGAGGACGCCCGTGGCCTCGTGGAACCGGTGGCGGCCGCGGCGCCGGTCGTCGCTCCCGGCGGGGCAACACCGCAGCGCCCGCCGGGAGCTGCCCCCACGTCACTCCGCCACGGCCTGCGCTGA
- a CDS encoding SGNH/GDSL hydrolase family protein, protein MRSRSVLPFFGTVLLLAGSLFLAASPASAAGGRYVALGDSYSSGEGTGDYIGSAGSCDRSNHAYPALWAAAHAPSSFAFVACSGATTTDVINNQLSALNSSTTLVSISIGGNDAGFAGAMQTCVLSGTDACLTAVNNAKSFANSKLPGLLDQVYAGIRNRAPSARVVVLDYPHLYKIGGSCSFGISDTSRSAINGAADTIDSVIAGRAAAAGFSFGDVRPNFTNHEICSSDRWLNSTRIPVHESYHPNSAGHTNGYLPVFTARA, encoded by the coding sequence ATGAGATCGCGCTCCGTCCTGCCATTTTTCGGTACGGTCCTGCTGCTCGCCGGCAGCCTGTTCCTCGCGGCTTCGCCGGCCTCCGCCGCCGGCGGCCGGTACGTGGCGCTCGGGGACTCCTACTCCTCCGGTGAGGGCACGGGCGACTACATCGGCTCGGCCGGATCCTGCGACCGCAGCAACCACGCCTACCCCGCCCTGTGGGCCGCAGCCCACGCGCCGTCCTCGTTCGCGTTCGTCGCCTGCTCCGGCGCCACCACCACGGACGTCATCAACAACCAGCTCTCCGCGCTCAACAGCTCCACCACCCTGGTCAGCATCAGCATCGGCGGAAACGACGCGGGCTTCGCCGGTGCCATGCAGACCTGCGTGCTCAGCGGGACGGATGCCTGCCTGACCGCCGTCAACAACGCCAAGTCCTTCGCCAACTCCAAGCTGCCCGGCCTGCTCGACCAGGTCTACGCGGGCATCCGCAACCGCGCCCCCTCGGCCCGCGTGGTCGTCCTCGACTACCCCCACCTCTACAAGATCGGCGGCAGTTGCTCCTTCGGGATCAGCGACACCAGCCGCAGTGCCATCAACGGCGCAGCCGACACGATCGACTCCGTGATCGCGGGCCGGGCCGCCGCCGCCGGATTCAGCTTCGGCGACGTCCGCCCGAACTTCACCAACCACGAGATCTGCTCCTCCGACCGGTGGCTGAACAGCACCCGCATCCCGGTCCACGAGAGCTACCACCCGAACTCCGCCGGCCACACCAACGGCTACCTGCCGGTCTTCACCGCCCGGGCCTGA
- a CDS encoding TetR/AcrR family transcriptional regulator produces MENRTYHHGNLRAALVEAGVQLARTGGPSAVVLRAVSREAGVSHNAAYRHFADHQDLLAAVAARCMEQLGLLMIERTARVAPDEPVPRAWARLAAVGRAYIDFALTEHGWFRTAFSGATPHGGTPRGATHKDTTAGGPRPDDTGADPYALLGARLDELVRAGALPAERRPGAEYAAWSAVHGLAGLLVDGPLRDLPADQVQVAIETVLAAVARGL; encoded by the coding sequence TTGGAGAATCGGACATACCACCACGGAAATCTCCGGGCGGCCCTGGTCGAGGCCGGTGTCCAACTCGCCCGCACCGGCGGCCCCTCGGCCGTGGTGCTGCGCGCCGTCAGCCGCGAGGCCGGTGTCTCGCACAACGCCGCCTACCGGCACTTCGCCGACCATCAGGACCTGCTCGCCGCCGTCGCGGCCCGCTGCATGGAGCAGCTCGGCCTGCTGATGATCGAGCGCACCGCCCGGGTCGCCCCCGACGAGCCCGTCCCCCGGGCCTGGGCCAGGCTGGCGGCCGTCGGCCGGGCCTACATCGACTTCGCGCTCACCGAGCACGGCTGGTTCCGCACCGCCTTCTCGGGCGCCACCCCCCACGGCGGCACGCCCCGGGGCGCCACCCACAAGGACACCACCGCCGGCGGGCCGCGTCCGGACGACACCGGCGCCGACCCGTACGCCCTGCTCGGCGCCCGCCTCGACGAACTCGTCCGAGCCGGCGCGCTCCCGGCCGAACGGCGGCCCGGCGCCGAGTACGCGGCCTGGTCGGCCGTTCACGGGCTGGCCGGCCTGCTGGTGGACGGCCCGCTGCGGGACCTGCCCGCCGACCAGGTCCAGGTGGCGATCGAGACCGTGCTGGCCGCCGTCGCCCGCGGGCTCTGA